The genomic DNA CTGCATAGTAATCTCCATTAGGGTCCCCTAATGAACTAACCAATGATGTTACATCACTGTAACACATATATGGTTTTGATTCATCTTCACCATCATCATAAACAATATCTCCTGTTATGTCTAAATATTCCCCACCTGGAAGTTTAAATTTAATTTCATTAAAGTCAGTGTCTCTTGCCCCATAATTAATAGTCCAATGTTTTCTTGGGTATACAGCTGCCCAATACAAGCCTGCAAAAACCACTTTAGAACAACCTGGTAAGTCTAATGCAGATTTACTTGAAGAGAATGTTTTAGGGTCAGAATCTATATCAATATATTCCATATTAATTAGACCATTACCGTCATAACCATTATAATCATCGTTGGCTCTTGTACCATCTTGATGTTTACTAACAATACTGTTGGCAACAAAGGTAATGTCACCTTTTAAATTGATACCTCCGTTAGACAGCCTTTGCTTAAACGCAATGTCTTTTGCACGGTTAATTTTTGTATCTTTTTCTGTTTTTTGAACTTGCTGATCTTTAGATTGAGAATAAAAATCGACTCCTGCTGTTTGAATAATTAATATAAACAACAGTAATTTACTGCTTTGTAATAGTTTTTTCATGCTTAGGGTATGAAATTAAGGGAATATTTACTTTTTTTTACTCTATATGCATAATCCATTTATCATCTGTATAACTGCCATTTATATCAGAATAATATAATTCTAATGCTTCTTTCTTTGTGCCGACTTTTGATAAATAGATATATCTATAATTATTTTTGGGATAAACAAAGTACTTAGGGTTGAGACCTTCTTTAGTTAGTTTTTCTAAAAATTGATTTGTATTTTTCTTTTTAGAAAATACACTCACAATCAAATAATAGCCAGGTGCTGAGTTTGCATTAGACTTCATTTTTCTAATATTAACTGGTTTCTCACTTTTCTTTTTCAATGGTTTTGTGATGGTTCTTTTTTCTGTTTTCTCTTCTTTTTTATAAGAATTAGTAGCCACAACACCAACCTTAGTATCATTTACATTTACAATAGAAAGTAACTTACTATACTTATTGTTTAATTTTGATGAAACTGCTTTTTGAGCATCCTTATTATTGCTAAAAGAATCTAGATACACATAGTAGAAATTCTTTTTAGGATGCTTAAAGTACTTTGCATCAAAATTACGATCTATCATAGATTGCATAAATACTTTTGCATTACTTTCTTTAGAATAATAATTTGCAACTACATAATAACCATTTGAAACCTTTAACTTATGTAATACCTCATTTTTAACTTCTATTTTTTTGTTTCGAATAGGTGTTTTCTTAATTTCTTTTTTTAACGGAACTTGTACTTCTTTTTTAAGAGGATCGCTTTTAAGCAATTTAATTTTCTTTGTTAATGAATCTCTCTTTTTATTCGAAACAGTTTCTACCGGTTTGTTTTGTTCATTACTTTTAATTAGTTTTAAAAGCTGTAGATGCTTTCTTTGAGCTTCTTCTTTTTGAATTTGATTAATAGAGTCTTGACGAGTTTGATATTCATTTATTTTTTTATCTTCTATCTCAGCTAATTTATTTAAAACTGAATTTTTTTCTAAACTAGATACGTCTTCATTTATTTTTACATAATCATGTTTTCCAAAAAAATATGTTAATGAAATTTCGTTTGTAACACCTAAGTTGTTCTTTCCCTTTTCATAAACAAAACCAATTGAAATTTTTTCCGAAAGATTAAATCCAATTCCAAAT from Polaribacter sp. ALD11 includes the following:
- a CDS encoding PorP/SprF family type IX secretion system membrane protein, which translates into the protein MFKASIYIAVLVLFTSTIFSQSTQEELYNNFSSHNFLKHNRFFLNPTFSVARENTTSLSFLSRNKFSDFDDSPQLYVGSYSGRISEKVGVGLGVFQQNYGIFKNFGVLLNYGYQVKLSDKNALAFGFNFMYSRNGIDRSKVVVSNPDPFLVNFQERPIINFQPAVNLTLGNFDLGVFLENLMDYDLKAYEFITPFSEKTFSGHLMYTKPFNNNAGILKDGKFQLLSVVRKRGKSDARLTGSLLLDLPKVGWVQSTYDDLFGAAFGIGFNLSEKISIGFVYEKGKNNLGVTNEISLTYFFGKHDYVKINEDVSSLEKNSVLNKLAEIEDKKINEYQTRQDSINQIQKEEAQRKHLQLLKLIKSNEQNKPVETVSNKKRDSLTKKIKLLKSDPLKKEVQVPLKKEIKKTPIRNKKIEVKNEVLHKLKVSNGYYVVANYYSKESNAKVFMQSMIDRNFDAKYFKHPKKNFYYVYLDSFSNNKDAQKAVSSKLNNKYSKLLSIVNVNDTKVGVVATNSYKKEEKTEKRTITKPLKKKSEKPVNIRKMKSNANSAPGYYLIVSVFSKKKNTNQFLEKLTKEGLNPKYFVYPKNNYRYIYLSKVGTKKEALELYYSDINGSYTDDKWIMHIE